The following are encoded in a window of Dehalococcoidia bacterium genomic DNA:
- a CDS encoding CoA transferase → MAEHGKGPLTGIRVADFSWVWAGPFCTLQLAHMGAEVIRIETTKRICVTRMLPPWAEGQPNPNTSGYFNQYNQGKRAITLDLQTEDGQELAKRLVSISDIVVENFAPGVMERFGLGYEELRKVKPDIIMISMSGYGQTGPLHHYVAYGPAQVPMSGFSTLTGYRHWDQPMHVGLSYGDPNAGHHGAFAVLAALWHRQRTGEGQYIDMSQWESTVVLLGDAILHQQMLGYQPPRLGNRDPHMAPHGFFRCRPADPESLPYGLLPEDRWVGIACASDDEWRALCRVMGRPELAEDPRFATLEARKQNEDELERIVEEWTLTQDPFEATRKLQEAGVAAFPPLCNKELAEDPGLNAWGAFVEKEHPIVGVRKHIGIPWKLPGSPCEVWRAAPVLGQDNDYVFRQLLGLSEQEVASLKERGVIV, encoded by the coding sequence ATGGCCGAGCACGGTAAGGGACCGCTGACCGGCATCCGCGTGGCCGACTTCAGCTGGGTGTGGGCCGGGCCATTCTGCACGCTGCAGCTGGCCCACATGGGGGCCGAGGTGATACGAATCGAGACCACCAAGCGCATCTGCGTGACGCGCATGCTGCCTCCCTGGGCCGAGGGACAGCCCAACCCCAACACCTCCGGCTACTTCAACCAGTACAACCAGGGGAAGCGGGCCATCACCCTGGACCTGCAGACGGAGGACGGGCAGGAGCTGGCCAAGCGGCTCGTGAGCATAAGCGACATCGTGGTGGAGAACTTTGCCCCCGGCGTCATGGAGCGCTTCGGCCTCGGCTACGAGGAGCTTCGCAAGGTGAAGCCCGACATCATCATGATAAGCATGTCGGGGTATGGGCAGACGGGCCCCCTGCACCACTACGTAGCCTACGGCCCGGCCCAGGTGCCCATGTCCGGCTTCTCTACCCTCACGGGCTACCGACACTGGGACCAGCCCATGCACGTGGGGCTATCCTATGGCGACCCCAACGCCGGCCATCACGGGGCGTTCGCCGTGCTGGCCGCCCTCTGGCACCGTCAGCGCACCGGCGAAGGACAGTACATAGACATGTCCCAGTGGGAGTCCACCGTTGTGCTGCTGGGGGACGCCATCCTCCACCAGCAGATGCTGGGCTACCAGCCGCCGCGATTGGGCAACCGCGACCCCCACATGGCACCCCACGGCTTCTTCCGCTGCCGGCCGGCCGACCCGGAGTCCCTCCCGTATGGCCTGTTGCCGGAGGACCGCTGGGTGGGCATCGCCTGCGCCAGCGACGACGAGTGGCGAGCCCTCTGCAGGGTGATGGGCCGCCCCGAACTGGCTGAAGACCCTCGGTTTGCCACCCTGGAGGCGCGGAAGCAGAACGAGGACGAGTTGGAGCGCATCGTCGAGGAGTGGACCCTGACCCAGGACCCCTTCGAGGCTACGCGCAAGTTGCAGGAGGCAGGGGTGGCCGCCTTTCCTCCCCTGTGCAACAAGGAGTTGGCCGAGGATCCCGGCCTCAATGCCTGGGGGGCCTTTGTGGAGAAGGAGCACCCCATTGTCGGAGTGCGCAAGCACATCGGCATCCCCTGGAAGCTGCCCGGTTCGCCCTGCGAGGTGTGGCGGGCGGCGCCGGTGCTGGGCCAGGACAACGACTACGTGTTCCGACAGCTCCTGGGCCTGTCGGAGCAAGAGGTGGCGTCCCTGAAAGAAAGAGGGGTCATAGTCTGA
- a CDS encoding 4a-hydroxytetrahydrobiopterin dehydratase, which yields MSGPRVLSAEEVQEALGTLQGWEVREGRLRKQFTFRTFLRAIAFVNAVAYLAEAAGHHPDITINYNRVTLRLITHSEGALTDRDFALAREIDDKLSSKLMVQPEGQEPTGQ from the coding sequence GTGAGCGGGCCGCGGGTGCTGTCGGCGGAGGAGGTCCAGGAGGCGCTGGGCACCCTCCAGGGGTGGGAGGTGCGGGAGGGACGCCTGCGCAAGCAGTTCACCTTTCGCACATTCCTGCGGGCCATCGCCTTCGTCAACGCCGTGGCGTACCTGGCCGAGGCAGCGGGGCACCACCCGGACATCACCATCAACTACAACCGGGTGACCCTGCGCCTCATCACCCACAGCGAGGGTGCCCTCACCGACCGCGACTTCGCGCTGGCCAGGGAGATCGACGACAAGCTGAGTAGCAAGCTGATGGTCCAGCCCGAGGGCCAGGAACCGACGGGCCAGTAA
- the hpt gene encoding hypoxanthine phosphoribosyltransferase, whose product MTSSARRRGRRRAVAAHAATAVEAPAAPPVPPPFAHPAEAEFARILDFYGIEWQYEPRSFPLRWEGGQIVEAFTPDFYLPEFNLYVELTTLKGGLNTEKNRKVRLLRQMYPEVRVKLLKKRDVFRLLAKYGYGPLGPDDMPEVDRVLISPGKLQQRVAELAAEIERDYAGQPIVLVGVLRGVICFMADLMRLLHLHTDIDFLAISSFGSGDQPGVRIVKDLEEDVRGRHVLLVEDIVDTGMTLNRILAHLEAKEPASLRVCALLDKRARRLIDVPLHYVGFEIPDEFVVGYGLDFRQRYRNLPFIAVVKHEHLP is encoded by the coding sequence ATGACCTCTTCTGCCCGCAGGAGGGGCCGTCGACGCGCGGTCGCCGCCCACGCTGCCACGGCAGTGGAGGCCCCCGCGGCCCCACCGGTGCCGCCCCCGTTCGCCCATCCGGCCGAGGCCGAGTTCGCCCGTATCCTCGACTTCTACGGCATCGAGTGGCAATACGAGCCGCGTTCCTTCCCCCTGCGCTGGGAGGGCGGCCAGATAGTGGAAGCCTTCACCCCCGACTTCTATCTGCCGGAATTCAACCTTTATGTCGAGCTGACCACCCTCAAGGGAGGTCTCAACACCGAGAAGAACCGCAAGGTGCGCCTCCTGCGCCAGATGTATCCCGAGGTACGGGTCAAGCTCCTCAAGAAGCGAGACGTTTTCCGTCTGCTGGCCAAGTACGGCTATGGACCTCTGGGCCCCGACGACATGCCCGAGGTGGACCGTGTCCTCATATCCCCCGGCAAGCTCCAGCAGCGGGTGGCCGAACTGGCGGCCGAGATCGAGCGCGACTATGCTGGCCAGCCCATCGTGCTGGTGGGGGTCCTGCGGGGCGTCATCTGCTTCATGGCCGACCTGATGCGCCTGCTACACCTCCACACCGACATCGATTTCCTGGCCATCTCCTCCTTTGGCAGCGGCGACCAGCCGGGAGTCCGCATCGTCAAGGACCTGGAGGAGGACGTGCGCGGCCGCCATGTGCTGCTGGTGGAGGACATCGTGGACACGGGCATGACCCTCAACCGCATTCTGGCCCATCTGGAGGCCAAGGAGCCGGCCAGCCTGCGTGTTTGTGCCCTGCTGGACAAGCGCGCCCGCCGCCTCATCGATGTCCCCCTGCACTACGTGGGCTTCGAGATCCCGGACGAGTTCGTGGTGGGCTACGGCCTGGACTTTCGTCAGCGCTACCGCAACCTGCCCTTCATCGCCGTCGTGAAGCACGAGCACCTGCCCTGA
- a CDS encoding alpha/beta hydrolase, which translates to MPTVEVNGARLYYEVHGRGPWLVFAHGAGGNHLSWWQQVPVFARRYRCVVFDHHGFGLSRRGDEAPDPTRFVDDLEALLRHLEVDEVRLVAQSMGGLTCLGYALRHPQRVRALVMANTLVGMRRAVWTAAGAEVRHLAQRLWEQRRSQQPRRALSLRFARTRPHLAFLYREIAALNGPRPDDLPRRYPVLDQSGEAIRSLPVPVLFIVGEEDDLFPPPLVEVAARLLPDARLLVVPGAGHSVYFEQPEVFNRAVLEFLDEVG; encoded by the coding sequence ATGCCGACGGTCGAGGTCAACGGCGCCAGACTGTATTACGAGGTCCACGGTCGCGGCCCCTGGCTCGTCTTCGCCCACGGCGCCGGCGGCAACCATCTGAGCTGGTGGCAGCAGGTGCCAGTCTTCGCGCGACGTTACCGTTGCGTCGTGTTCGACCACCACGGCTTCGGGCTATCGCGTCGGGGAGACGAGGCCCCCGACCCGACACGGTTCGTGGACGACCTGGAGGCCCTCCTCCGGCACCTGGAGGTCGACGAGGTGCGCCTGGTGGCCCAGTCCATGGGAGGCCTCACCTGCCTGGGCTACGCCCTCCGCCACCCTCAGCGGGTCCGTGCCCTGGTGATGGCCAACACCCTGGTGGGCATGCGACGGGCCGTGTGGACCGCTGCCGGCGCCGAGGTCCGCCACCTGGCCCAGCGCCTTTGGGAGCAGAGGCGCTCCCAACAGCCGCGACGCGCTCTGTCGCTGCGGTTCGCCCGCACCCGTCCCCACCTGGCCTTCCTCTACCGGGAGATTGCGGCCCTCAACGGCCCTCGCCCCGATGACTTGCCCCGTCGCTATCCCGTGCTGGACCAGAGCGGTGAGGCCATCCGCTCGCTGCCGGTGCCGGTCCTGTTCATAGTCGGCGAGGAGGACGACCTCTTCCCGCCGCCCCTGGTGGAGGTGGCGGCCCGCCTTCTTCCCGATGCCCGCCTGCTGGTGGTACCAGGCGCGGGCCACTCGGTCTACTTCGAGCAGCCGGAGGTCTTCAACCGCGCCGTGCTGGAGTTCTTGGACGAGGTGGGCTAG